Proteins found in one Telopea speciosissima isolate NSW1024214 ecotype Mountain lineage unplaced genomic scaffold, Tspe_v1 Tspe_v1.0016, whole genome shotgun sequence genomic segment:
- the LOC122647267 gene encoding uncharacterized protein LOC122647267 has product MEIQLCLPLGEWGSSSSSKSTFNLEKAVCNHGFFMMAPNQWIPSAKTLQRPLRLADSTTSVLVSISHPKKHPSDLLHIHVLGTNFLSPQDQQVLLAQVARMLRISEKDENKILKFHEIHSRAKKKGFGRLFRSPSLFEDMVKSILLCNCNWKRSLDMAKALCDLQLQLSGGSVDEESICSSKKMRTGRRGLKRKNRMMVSYDPSPPSFFEERIRAYGNFPTSKDLANLDVELLEKHCNLGYRASYILQLAKQIETGGIKLLEKQDEEDEDKDYYDNLYKKLKRLNGFGSFVCDNMLMCLGLYERIPTDTETLRHLGKVKFINAVPWKQRLH; this is encoded by the exons atggAGATACAGTTGTGTCTCCCACTTGGGGAGTGgggatcatcatcatcatcaaaatcaacCTTCAATCTTGAAAAGGCTGTTTGCAACCATGGATTTTTTATGATGGCTCCAAATCAGTGGATACCATCTGCCAAGACGCTACAACGGCCCTTGCGCTTAGCTGACTCCACCACCTCAGTCCTCGTCAGCATTTCACATCCCAAGAAACACCCTTCTGATCTCCTCCATATCCATGTTCTTGGGACTAACTTCCTCTCCCCACAAGACCAACAAGTTTTATTGGCACAGGTAGCTCGAATGTTAAGGATATCAGAGAAGGATGAAAACAAGATTCTAAAATTCCATGAGATCCATTCAAGAGCGAAGAAGAAAGGATTTGGCCGTCTTTTTCGCTCCCCATCCCTTTTTGAAGATATGGTGAAGTCAATTCTCCTTTGCAATTGCAA CTGGAAGAGGAGTTTGGATATGGCTAAAGCACTGTGTGATCTTCAATTGCAACTAAGCGGAGGTTCAGTTGATGAAGAATCCATCTGCAGCTCCAAAAAGATGAGAACTGGAAGGAGGggattgaaaagaaaaaat AGGATGATGGTTTCCTACGATCCTTCTCCTCCTAGCTTCTTTGAAGAGAGAATAAGAGCATACGGAAACTtccctacctcaaaagatttagCTAACCTTGATGTTGAACTTCTTGAAAAGCATTGCAACCTTGGGTATAGAGCTAGCTACATTTTACAACTTGCCAAACAAATTGAGACTGGTGGAATCAAGCTGCTGGAAAagcaagatgaagaagatgaagataaagACTATTATGATAATTTGTACAAGAAGTTGAAACGTTTAAATGGTTTCGGGTCCTTTGTATGTGACAATATGCTGATGTGCTTAGGATTGTATGAAAGGATACCAACTGATACCGAAACTCTAAGGCATTTGGGAAAGGTAAAG TTTATCAATGCAGTTCCGTGGAAGCAAAGATTGCACTGA